The Longimicrobiaceae bacterium genome has a segment encoding these proteins:
- a CDS encoding IS4 family transposase gives EIASFGGFLGRKGDGEPGVKSLWIGLRRLFDFTLAFQTLRDVGNA, from the coding sequence GAGATCGCCTCCTTCGGCGGCTTCCTGGGACGCAAGGGCGATGGTGAGCCGGGGGTCAAAAGCCTCTGGATCGGGCTGCGCAGACTCTTCGACTTCACTCTCGCTTTCCAGACCCTCCGAGATGTGGGTAATGCGTAG